The DNA region AGAAATCCCTATGAGTACAATCTTACACGTTCCCTAAAAAAATCTTACATGTCCTTGTTACGTCATATCTTACTTTCCGCTATAATTCACGTTGTCAGCCAGCCGTTAGAACACCCCTCTCTGACTCTTCCGATTAACAAAGTATAAACACAAATCCACTCAAATAGATGTAGCTCTCTTCTTTATTCTTCCGTTATTCTTTTCCTGTTATACAAATAATATAAgaggcatttgcaaatacctactgatttttttttcttaacgaAGAATAAGCTTACTTGGACACTCAGGTGGGCACCACGCCCCACCCCTGTGCGCCGTACGGCCGGTTGTCTTTCTGGCCGAGCCAGCCTCCGCTCGTGTGTGGCTGGTTTCACAACATGTTCCTGGAGTCCGCAGCACACCTGTGGTCGGTGTGCGAACGAAACACTACCGCATGTCCGCGTACAATGTACCTGTGTGAGAAAGGAGACGTCATTGGCCACGACCGAAGACCAAGTTTATGACGGAAAGGGTGACGCAAGGGGCATGTGTGAACAAAAGGGCGACGAGTCAAAAGGAAACGGCCAGGAGATGCCAAAGCCAATAAGGCGGCGACGAGCGCCCACCCAAACACGTATAAATAATCCTACGCCCCGCCCAGTTTAGTAGAACAAGCGAGAAACAGAGGCAGGCAAGCTAGAGACGAGAGGTTGCAAGTTATTGCGGTGTTCCATCGCATCTGCACAACGTCGACGACCGACCAGGCGGACAGGAGGTTATACAAGATGGTGCAGCAAGCGGCGAAAGAGGTGATCCCGCTGCTGACGCCGTACAAGATGGGGCAGTTCGAGCTCTCCCACCGGGTGGTGCTGGCGCCGCTGACGCGGTGCCGCTCCTACGGGAACGTGCCGCAGCCGCACGCAGCGGTGTACTACTCGCAGCGCGCCACCAAGGGCGGCCTCCTCATCGCGGAGGCCACAGGGGTGTCCGCCACCGCGCAGGGCTACCCGGAGGCCCCCGGCATCTGGACGCAGGAGCAGGTCGAGGCATGGAAGCCCATCGTCGACGCCGTCCACCGAAAGGGCGCGGTCTTCTTCTGCCAGATTTGGCACGTCGGCAGGGTCTCCACCAACGGTACGTGGCACGCTTACGAGCGCAAATTTACTGTCAAGAACTCCTATGTGGTTGATCAATTGATTGGTCTCGTTGCTAATTCTTTGTAAATTGTGAACCGAACGGCAGATTTCCAACCTGACGGGCAAGCGCCCATCTCGAGCACGGACCAGCAGATCACGCCGGACGCTGAGTCCGGCATGGTGTACTCCAAGCCGCGCCGACTGGCGACAGAGGAGATCCCGGGGATCATCGACGACTTCCGGCGCGCGGCGCGGAACGCCATCGAGGCCGGGTTCGACGGCGTGGAGATCCACGGCGCGCACGGGTACCTCCTGGAGCAGTTCATGAAGGACAGCACCAACGATCGCACCGATGAGTACGGCGGCAGCCTGGAGAACCGGTGCCGCTTCGCAGTGGAGGTCATCGATGCCGTGGTCCGCGAGGTGGGCGCGCACCGTGTTGGCATTAGGCTGTCTCCGTTCGTCGACTACATGGACTGTGTCGACTCCGATCCGGCGGCACTCGGCAATTACATGGTGCGGCAGCTCAACATGCACGAGGGATTTCTCTACTGTCACATGGTGGAGCCTCGGATGGCCATTGTTGACGGCCGTAGGCAGATCCCCCATAGGCTCCTCCCATTCCGGAAGGCCTTCAACGGCACGTTCATCGCCGCCGGTGGGTACGACAGGGAGGAAGGCAACAAGGTGGTGGCCGAGGGCTACGCCGACCTCGTCGCCTACGGCAGGCTCTTCTTGGCTAACCCGGATCTGCCGAGGAGGTTCGAGTTGGGCGCACCCATCAACAAGTATGACCGCTCCACTTTCTACACACAGGACCCTGTCGTTGGCTACACGGACTACCCATTCCTTGACGACCACAACAACGACTCAGCTGCTCAAGCACAATCACACAGTTTATTGATTCAATCATGATTATTAAATGTGCGTGATTCATGCAACGCACATGGTTAATTTCCCCGTTCCCTATTCATCACTGGTTTGTATGAAGAATTAGTAGCTATTGTGAGTATGCTTGTAGTGAATAAAACATCAATTCTATCGagtctatatttttttcatttacatCTTACTCTCCGTTGATCTGGTTGATGATAAGCATTTATTCAAATATTCAAATATTAATTGTGATCCTAAGAAATGGTTGAAGAATCAATCATCTATTTATTAATCTGACTTGAGTTCAATTTGGACAAATTAGCTGCAAAgtcattttaattaatttgtgAAATTTAAATGAAGAAATGAACTTTGTACTATTGCAATTTAGGTCATCGGTTGCTCATATACCACTCAAACATTTCAATTTTCAACTTATCAATATTGCACTACAACGCACAAAGATTGACATACGAAAAAATTACCGAGCGCCCGTGTGAAACCCTTCTGTAATGATATGTGcatgatgtatttttttaagataaagaaagttctatttaaaatagaaataagtaACGCAGCTTGAAGAGATAGGATCTCGATCTTTGCACAACAATGTGCAAACAGGCAATATTTATTACAATAATTAGCCCAAAGTTGAACACAATGATGCTAAAACACGATGATACAATTAAAGTTTTACATCAAACATCACACAACCGATTACTAAACCTCCACACATACCTGACGATGATCTCCATGGTAGCAGCCTCCAATGTATGGCTCACTAATGTTAGAATATATCGATTCTCCTCCCTTTGAAGCAATGATCGGAACCACAGTCAGTGAGTATCTTAAATGAAGCAATGGCCAGAAGCGTAATTAGTGAATACCCTGAAGATCATCTGTATATAAGCAATATTCCTTCATTTCTTATAAACAATATCATTATGGCTCAATTATATTAACCAAAAAATTGCTGCTACTCCGACCCTTCCAGGCGGCCGCTGGAGTCGGGGTTTGTCGGCGTTGTTGTTGTGCTCATCCCCTTCTGGAGGTGGGCGGCTATGTTCAGGCCCTATTATTGATCTGACAAAGTGCCGGCTTGCTCATCTGGTGGCTGGGTTCAGATGGACGATGGGTCACCGAACCTGGTGAGGCGGTTGGAATCGGCAGCAAATGCCCGTTCTCCGTCAACAAGCGAATTTGTCATCGCTGCTCGCCATGCTGGTTTCTCTAATGAAGAAATTCTTTAGGCTGAAGAGGGAGACGCCACCACCAATTCCTCTCTGGCTGAGCGCATTGTGACAACAGTGGATCATCAACTCTACACCACCATCAATTCTGGTTCTCATTTAGGATAGGCAAAGAAGTCTCCACGCACGTCGCAACGGTGTGGGCAGGGGAAGAATCGTGTGTGGCTCATGCGCCCCTAGCAAGGTCCCCTGCCCAAAACTCGGCCGCCATCAGTGGTTATATTGGGTGACTTTCTTTTAAGGGGATTCAATGACTGCAATACATGGAGGGCCTCATGCTCAGATGGTGCCTGAAATCATGGCCCCTTGAATTCTCGCAAATGGGACAGGAAATTATCGTATGTGCAGCTGAAGTAGAAATCACATATTTGGCGCCATCTGGGATCGACATGCTCCAAATTCCCAGCCAATTCCTTCCTTTGATGGTAGCACAAAGACCCTCCCTCAAATCAAACAGGTGGTGATGGCATGTCATGGCTTTGACAATTTTGCCATGGCCCTTCCAAAAGACCGGTTGCTGTCATCCAAGCTACCAGCCAGGGTAGCAGAGGCGCTGCTGGAGGGATCAATGGTGGCAGCAGTGCTGGCCATGGCAGGAATGGGTGCCTATATTCCAATCTCTTGCTGACGTCAATGCTGCTGGTGACCTCGACGGTTTTGGAGGCAATTCAGGACATAGCTTTACACCTAGTGGCCAGTTCTCATTTGTCATTCACACATCGGCTAGGCATccttcgggggggggggggggctccggAGGCTTGGTCAGCATTACGGGATCCTACGGCGCTCTAGTAGAAGAAGCAACAGTGCTACAACAACTCCATTTATAGGCAATCCTTCTCGGCCAGGCACTTCAGCATTCCCATCCTCGCTGCCAACGTAGGAGGCAATGGAAGACAGATCAAAGTTGAAgaaattgttttgttttcaaTGCAAGACCAAATGTCACTTAATGGACAATTGTGTCACAGAGCTTTATTGCGCAATTTTCTAACAAAAGAGATGATCATTTACAAACGAAGTGCCCAATGTTGTGGATTCCCAAGACGAGAGCGACTCTCTTTGGCTTCGGTGGTGAAAAGTTAGGTTTCTCCCAAGTTCTACCATCATGTCATAAAGGGGGCGACTCTAGAACTTCAAACATAACCATGGTTAAGATCTCTGGGGCACATATTTCACCAGAAATGATTCAGTGTGAACTTCGTCGGAGGATCCGACTTGACTGGAATTGGGAACTAGTTCCAAATGGAGAGGATAGCTATCTTGTGGCCTTTTTCGAGTACAAAAGCACTTAACAAGATGGTTAACGCAGAATTTCACCTTAAAGCACACGAGGCAACTATCTCAATTGGAGAGTGGAAATCAGATGATGAGCCAAAGCCATTTTTCTAGTTGGATACAGTATGGGTGCACATCTTTGGTATTCCTACCGCTTTTCGATACTATTTGGTCATCTGGGCAATTGCCACTGTCATTGGGGTCCCACAAGATATTGATATGCAAATCCTGCGTCGCAATGGCATTGTTCATGTTCAGATGGATCTCATGGATGCTAAGCTGCTACCCACTAAAACTGATATTGTCCTTGGTCATTCAGGATGTGAAGTTACTTTCTCTCTTGAGGAGCTGAACTTTGTGGTGGTTGATGGCCCTAGGCTCTCTACTTCAGAAAGGGATTTCAATGAAGACGAAGATTATTTATTGGAAGACGATCCGGTTGGGTCTCAAGATAAGGCCAACAAGAAGGgaaaatatttcttcaaattCTAATAGAAAAGAACCAAATGTTAACTTTACGCAGGTTGTTGGGGCCTCGCTGAGGAGATCATCATCCACCTTGTTGAGTGGAAACATCACCCATTCATCATCTACAACCTCTGAATTGCCACTCAACACCACTGGAGAGATGGCTTGCAATTCTACCAGTTGGCGCGATGGTGTCGGCAGTGAGGTGCTCGCACAGTAGGAGATCAGCGGTGACCTAAGAGGTGTGTGCCTTCATTAGGTTGGTACAGGTGGGCTTGTCAATGCTCCTGCTGGCGTGTGCAGCTATGGTGCATGCATAGCTCTTGGCTCAGCTAGGGTGATGAACACGTAGAAGGCTGTGGGCGTCGCCTCCTCCCTATGCCTCATTTCGCCTACAATTCATCAATCTGCGGCAGCCAATTACAACTTGGCCACACCAAGAGGACCTACATCGTTGCTATCGCCGAAGGCCGCCTCCTATGGGGCTGCCTAGGTTGCTATTCTGGCGCCCAAAGCCAGTGTAGCGACCATTGAGGCAGGCATGAAGTCCTACGAAGGGTTGTGGCTCCCTAGCATCCTGGTGGGGTCTTCTTGTGCTGGGACAAACACCAACACTGCGGCTTTGGTAATAGGTCAGCCTTGCATCCTTGCAACACTTTGAAGGCCACGAGCGGCAAGGCGGTGTCCCTAGCCTCGCCGATAGAGGTTTGCAGCCAGCCGGTCTACATCCAACTGGTGGGTGCCTCCCCGGATCTTCACAACACCGAGAGGGCGGTGCAGCATGTCCTCGATGATGCTTCATGGTCGGTCCTCTCCCGGTGTCATGTTTCGTCAGCTAGGGCATGCACGACTACTCAGCGGCCAGCTTTGGCTTCGTGTGTGATGTCAGCCAGTGTCGCAGGGTCGGCATCTGATGGGTTACGGTGCAGTCGGTGCAGGCACTCCTCTCTAAGGGCGGATGGCACATTGAAGGCGGACGATGACTCGTTGGGCCAGGCCATGAGACGGCAAAAAGGAACCTCGATGTGTCGCGTTGCACTGAAGAGGTTGGCGGCAAAAACCCTACTTTCACGGCTACATCTTTTTTTAGCAACATCACAAGGTACGTGCGTTGACCCTTCTTAACCCCTGCTATCTAGTTCATATTTGGTGTCTAGTCTCACTCCTCTCAGTATTTCATTGGGACAAAATAGCTTGGAAATAGAAAAGTTTTCGAAAGTTTTAATATATATGATGGATCATGCAAATGTAAGCATACAAAATCATTCAAACACCGCCCAAGACGAACACTCcatagtgaaagtgcatctaggccccttgtgggttttggataattgatgataaatgattaagggactaatggttttatcaagtgtatgaacaggttttagtcccgtTGAAAAAGGATAAAAGATGTCCATacccctcaaaaagaaagaagaagtgaCATGAAGAGACTCTTAGAATCCAactatttttaatttgaattttgagtcttaggaatatcgtactattaagagggatgctttttgtagttttggtagtgtctcagtgctcaaagtgctTTATGAAAATCAATTTTTGAGAGGCAccatcactcacgaacaccgggaTCAAAGGCCAGTTTTGTctggttccggagtctccgggttggtctgGAAACTCCAGACTCTGTAGGTGTTCTGGAGTCTCCAAGAAGAGCTCTCGGTCAGGCTTTATTTATGTGCCCAGAGTCTCCGGGATGGCCGGGATACTCCGGACAGTGCAAATGTTCTGGATACTCTGAGTGAGTCTCCGAGAAGAGCTCTCGgttttgatttaattttttaaagcccagagtctccaagttagtttggatactccggatgtTGTTAAGTCTCGGattctccgagtgagactctgagGCAGACTCTCGGTTAGCTAAGGtttttacccggagtctccaaggtTTGATGCTTCCGGATCTTCCGGGCATCCTTCGAACTAGAGTTCTAGCCGGTTTTTCTCAAAAtgttacccggagactccaggtgaacccagatactctgggtcagtgtAACAActagttctgacaggttaggtgcgCAGTTTTCTGggctacccggagactccgggtgtaCTTGGAGACTCCGAGTCTGCCTGGATTgcacagtaatggctagtttttgggggaagagtataaatacctcttcaccccctctcATTGAAGGCTTGCTGAACCATAAGCTCATTTACTCtctctagagcattcaatagcccttcCAACCCCACTAGTGCCCAATCTTTGCAAAGATTTGAGAGTTTGGTTTGAGGCgtgagatttggagcaagagagcaaaaagaaattctttgagcatttgagttcttgccaagctgcgaattgcaatcttttctcttgatgccttgtgcttctagacggcaagaggtcacccgtagagcacccaatcgttGTGAAGTGCTACGGGGAGTTTGTATTACCCACGATTTGAGTAAGAatcctagctcgatctttgtggtcgcttgggtgaggatagggttgaaaagacccggctctttgtgagctcctcaacggagacatatgcacttctttgtgaggtgaccGAACTTCAGatttaaatcttgtctccatttaaatTCTTGTAAGTTATTCATTCAAATTGCTATTTGAGGATTTACCTCAATTTTATTGCTTATGAATATTTAATTGTACCTTTATTGTTAAGTAGAAAATATCTATCTTAGAGATACTGTGATAGCTCATAGTCTCTAGTAGATTATCTTAAGCTTACTTTATtttcgagttcctgtatagtccggataatctGGGTGAACTCGAATACTCCGGAACTCGAAGTATCCGGACctgcccggagtctccggaaaCTGTTTAATCCACTgttgagttttaattttcaaaattgactattcacccccctctagtcaacATCAAGGACTTTCACACAGACGTAACTGAGGATGATTCAGACACTGACTATGATGGCTCCATTCTATCTCACTTGGTGAGGGAAATTTTTTAGGTTGATATGGGTGAGGCATTGCCTGAAAACATTATTTGTGACCTTAAGGCTAGCCCTCGAAAATCCAAATCGCTAtcctcaaataaaaaaggccATGGATAAAAAAAGgctaggaaaaataaaaaacaaaatggTGAAAAATGAAAGGCATTTTATGGAATAGCAGAGGTCTTCGGGACTTGGCTAAAATTAGATTAATTGCTGATTACAATAATGAACACGAGCTGGACTTTATGGCCCTGGTAGAGACGGGGAAGCATAGCGTCGATGGATGGCTCCTATCTTGACTCTCTGGCGGTTAGGACTACCAATGGCACTGCCATCCTCCACAGAGCAGATCTAGAGGTATCCTCATCAGACATAATGTAGCTACCTTGGATGTCGAGAATATTCAATGGGGAATTCTTAGTCAGAATCCATCTCTGGAATAAAATCGACTCCTTCCAATGGAGCTTAGCTGCAGTCTATGGGCTAGCTCAAGACAATTTAAAGTCTAACTTTTTGGAAGAAGTGGTCAACATCTGCCATGATAACCCTTATCATATGTTGGTTAGTGGAGACCTCAATATTCTTCGGTTCCGAAGTAAGAAAAACAATGATAGATTTCAAACCAGGCGGCCTTTCCTGTTCAATGCAGCCATTGACAGTTTGGATTTAAGGGAAATTGAGCTATCCGAAGGGCAATTCACATGGGAAAACAACCTACAAAACCCCACTTTTGAAAACTTGACCGAGTGCTTATGTCTACAGAGTGGGAAGAGAGATACCCTTTGGTCATAGCCTGGGCCCTCGAGCGGACTAGGGTATCCGACCACACTCCTATTCTGCTTGACACTAGTAACCCAATCATAAGGGGGAGTACAAACCCTTCAAATTCGAATTGGAATGGGTACGTCATGAGGGTTTTGCCGAACGGATGAAAGAAATTTGGAGCCATCGGGTGGCAGGTCGAAATTCCATGCAAAAGTGGACCCAAAAAAATTAGCTCGCTAAGACGTTACCTCAGATGTTGGGCAACAAACATTGGAggaacatataaaaaaaaagaaagaactcCTAGAGATCATAGGTAACCTCGACCGAATTTCCGAATCTCGGGGTATATCAGATTCAGAGATAAACTTAAAAAGTCAGGCTAATGAAAACTTAGTCAAGCTCCCGCGAGAAGAGGAGCTAAAGTGGTATCAAAGGGATAAGGTAAACCAAGTCTTACATGGAGATAACAACACAAAATACTTCTACATGATTGCAAATGGAAAGCATAGGAAAAGTTGTATCTTTTCCTTAGATcaggaggaagaaaaaaattgaaggtgAATCACAAATAAATGATTACATTACAAAGTTCTATAAAAATCTTTTTGGTCTGCCGGGGATAAACCACTTCTCCTTTCTCAAATCGCTGTGGGATGATGGCCCTGTTTGGCATAGCTTAAGCTTATaggatttttctaaaaagtcgcttatctgaaaagctgcttatgGCTTCTGAGAAAAGCGGTTAGCTTATGAGCTTAATTTTTAGTCTCTCAGCACACCAGCTTTTTAGAAAAGTCACAGCAGCACAAAATCACAAATAAGAATCTTACATAagtgaaaaatatgcattcatcagGGGGCgtatttgattttgtatttttgagcttttattgttcttttgaagtttttggattgtctttgcctctcttaggccTTATGCTTATGCTAAatgacatatatattttttactctttcttgaatttttggtcacttggatgagtctatcttcttcaaaccaaaatttttGTGCTCTGAGGTGTTACCAATGCACTTATCAAGGAGaagattgagaaatcaagttaa from Phragmites australis chromosome 8, lpPhrAust1.1, whole genome shotgun sequence includes:
- the LOC133926430 gene encoding 12-oxophytodienoate reductase 1-like, which encodes MVQQAAKEVIPLLTPYKMGQFELSHRVVLAPLTRCRSYGNVPQPHAAVYYSQRATKGGLLIAEATGVSATAQGYPEAPGIWTQEQVEAWKPIVDAVHRKGAVFFCQIWHVGRVSTNDFQPDGQAPISSTDQQITPDAESGMVYSKPRRLATEEIPGIIDDFRRAARNAIEAGFDGVEIHGAHGYLLEQFMKDSTNDRTDEYGGSLENRCRFAVEVIDAVVREVGAHRVGIRLSPFVDYMDCVDSDPAALGNYMVRQLNMHEGFLYCHMVEPRMAIVDGRRQIPHRLLPFRKAFNGTFIAAGGYDREEGNKVVAEGYADLVAYGRLFLANPDLPRRFELGAPINKYDRSTFYTQDPVVGYTDYPFLDDHNNDSAAQAQSHSLLIQS